TCTTCACGGATGACAATATGTTTGTCAGCCAGCAGTTCCTGAAACTCGATGATCTTTTTACGAACAGTGTCTTGCAGATCAATATCTTCTGCATCGTGCATCAATTTATTTTCAATGCGCGAGAGCAATAGCATTGAGCGGTTTAATTTTTTCAAACGATCTACCGTTTGGTAAGCTTCGCCAATCAGGGCACCCTGCCTTTCGGTTATATCATTATCCTGCATCAGGGTTTCCAGTTTGGAGATGATCACCGCCAGCGGGGTCATCAACTCATGCGATGCGTTTTCGGTAAAACTTTTAAGCGACTGATAATCATGAAGCACACGTTGCGACATGGCGGTTACCTCCCGGTTCAGGTCCTGAAACTCATCTATACGGGTATCAACCTGGCAGATGCCATTACGATCGGCCACGTTAAATAGTTTAATCTGCTTAAGTGTTTCATAAAATGGTTCCCATAATTTGCGCATCAGGGTGCGGTTGATAAGTAACAGCACCACTAATAAAACAAAAATGAGCCCCAACGTAATCAGGAAGATCATCCTGATCAAGTCATCCGTTTCAACCTTTGATTCGGTAATATTAATACGATAAAGCTGCGCCCCTACTCTGACAGAGCTGGTGAGCATACGGGCAGCTTCGTCTTCATGCTCCTGGTCGTCATAGAAATGGCTATCGGCTATCCGTCTTACAATTGTACTATCCGGAATAGCGGTAAAACGAATTTTCAGATCATCAGACTTAAATACCTGCGGCAGGCGATGATTTAGGCCAACATAATCAAAGATCTCGTTTTCTTCAACCAGCAAATCTTTATCAACCTGGTTGGTAAGGATAAGACTGATGGTGAAGTAATAGACAATCCCGGCAATCACTATCATAGAAATAGTGGCCAACAGGCTTACGCGGTTGTATCGATCCAGCAGTTTCAATGGTCTGTAAACTTATAACCCATACCATAGGCAGATTGAATGTAATCGCCGCTGCCGGCATCAATCAGTTTTTTGCGCAGATTTTTAATGTGAGAGTAGATGAAATCGAAGTTGTCAGAAATATCTATTTCATCACCCCAAAGGTGCTCGGCAATGGCATTTTTAGAAATCACCTTGCTTTTGTTGGCTATAAAATATAGCAGCAGCGCATATTCTTTTTTGGTGAGCTTAACCGGCATGCCCGAAACCAGCACCTGTTTAGCCAGCAGATCAACCGTAATCTCGTTAAAAACAATCTCCCGGTTACCGTTAAAAGATTTGCGGCGAACAATGGCCATTACACGGGCCTTCAGTTCAGAAAGATGGAAAGGTTTGGTGAGGTAATCATCGGCGCCGAGGTCAAGCCCTTGCAGGCGATCATCTAAGGAGTTTTTAGCTGAGATGATGAGCACGCCATCCGGATGATGGTTAGCTTTCAGCGCTTCTAAAATATCCAGACCGCTACCGTTGGGCAAGGTAATATCCAGCAGGATACAATCATACCGGTACATGTTAATTTTTTGCAGCGCAGATGCGTAATCGCCTACGGTTTCGCAAACGTTACCACCTTCTGCAAAATAATCCCGGATGCTGTCTCGCAGTCCGGCCTCGTCTTCTACTACCAGTATTTTCACAACGGTTTCAAAGCTCGCCATTGATTCTGTATAAATTTTGGAATAATAATATAGGGCTAAACATACAAAGTACGGCACAAACCTCAAAACACGTTTTTCACCAGATTTTCTACAGATTTTGGCCGTTCATTCGCAAATGCGAATTTTTGGATCTCTACTTATCTGCCTTACTTTACTAACTGCAAAACCCGTAATTGCCCAAAATATTGACCTGCGCCTGCTACAACACATTAACGGCCCGACTGGTTCTGCCGATGGCTTGTGGCGCGGTGTTTCTAACAGCGATTATGTTTTTGTGATGGCCACTCCTGCCACCATGCTCATCACCGGCATTGCACAACATAATCAGACTTTAAAGGCAGAAGCTTTTGAAACCGGCGGCGCGGTACTGTTATCTCAGGGCGCAACTGTTTTATTAAAGGATGTGATACACCGCCAACGCCCTTACCTGGCTTACCCGAATATCATCACCGGAAAAATGAATTCAACCGATTCATCCTTTCCGTCCGGACACACTTCTGCCGCGTTTGCCACGGCCACATCGCTCAGCCTGGCATTTCCAAAATGGTATGTTATTGCGCCGTCTTTTGCTTATGCAGGTGCCGTAGGTTATTCGCGCATGTACCTGGGCGTGCACTATCCAAGCGATGTATTGGCAGGGGCGGTAATTGGTGCGGGTTCGGCCTTCTTGACTTTTAAGCTGCAGCACTGGCTTGAAAAGAAAATTCCATAATTCAATTTTTGTACAGAAAATTTACCAAATGCCAACAGGATCGGTAGTTAACCTTGTGAAAAACAGATATTATGAAAAGAAGATCAGCAATGTTAACAATGGCTGCTGTACTGATGGGCGTATCAGCAATGGCGCAAAAAACCAAAATGGTACCTGCAGCGGTAGCCTCGGCTTTAAAAGCTAAATATCCGCAGGCAACCAAAATAACCTGGGAAAAAGAAAAAGGAAATTTTGAGGCCAATTGGGGAGGCAAATCAGGCGAAGACATGGCAGCTACGTTTACACCAACAGGCGAATTTGTAGAACAGGTTGAAGCCATTGAACCCACTGCCCTGCCTGCACCCGCCCAGGCCTATATCAAAGCACACTACGCCGGTAAGAAGGTGAGCGAAGCGGGCAAGGTAACCCATGCCACAGGCAAAACCACTTATGAGGCCGAGATCAAAAAGCTGGAGGTGGTGTTTGACGACAAAGGCAATTTTATGCAAGCAAGCAAAGAAAACGACTAACCATACCTAATCAGCAAATTGTTCAGTTTTTAGAGAAGCCCGTTCATAACGGGCTTTTTCTATAAAAATTCAGTTTTTCTACAGAATTGAGTCTTATAATAGCCAGTCAAATGGCAGAACCTTTTCCCCTAAGAGATGCAGATCTGGCTTTTATAATAGGTAAACTGCGCGCATCCGGCAAGGTATGGACCACGCAACGAGACGCATTTTACAACTATTTTAACGGGCTTACCACTCCTGCAGACGGCGAAAGCCTATGGTTGCAAATACGCGCCAAAGGCGTATCTATGAGCCGCGAAACCGTTTATAATACCCTTAAATTATTGCTTGATCTTGGGTTTGCCGACCGGAATTTTAATCCTTCACTAAACGCTTATGAATATTGGCCGGTAAGAAACACCAACAGCTAATATTATCGCTCCGGCGCTTAAAAATGCCGTTAATTAAATTTAATAACACACACTTAACACAAGCATAACACCACAGCTTGTTTTAGGCCGCATTTTGCAGATTGTGTACAGAATTTAAGCTGATCTTTGCGCAAACGTTTATAAATGAAGAAACTACTCAGCCTCTGCCTTCTGTTCTCGGCACTTCCCCTGGCATTATTCGCGCAAAAAAACACAACTATTAACATTCTATTTAGTTCTGACGCACACTTCGGCATCTTCCGCGAGAAATTTCGTGGCGATACCGCAGTTGCAGGCGTTAAAGTTAACGCAGCCATGATTGATCAAATGAATCATCTGGTTACCCAGCGCCTGCCTCAAGATAAAGGCATCAATGCCGGACAACCCGTTGAGGCCGTTGACTACCTGATACAAACCGGCGATATTGCCAACCGCGAGGAACCGCCTTACCAAAGCGCAACCGCATCATGGCAGCAGTTCATCAGTGTTTATGGCAACAGTGTTAAATTAAAAGGCCATCAGGATCAGCCTGCTACCCTGTTAATGGTACCGGGTAATCATGATATTTCTAACGCTATCGGCTTCACCAAAAAAATGGTACCGGCAACAGATCCAACGGCTATGGTGCAGATCTACAACCTGATGCTGCATCCAGCCCAGCCGCTTACCAATGCTCAGTTTGATTATAAAAAAGATAAGGTAAACTACTCGCATAATATTGGCGGCATACATTTTATGTTCATTACGTTGTGGCCCGATTCTGCCGAGCGCGTTTGGATGGCGAAAGACCTGCAAACAGTATCACCTCAAACCCCGGTGGTAATTTTTACGCATGATCAGCCTGAATGCGAGGCCAAACACTTTAGCAATCCTGCTGCGCCGGGCACTTTCCCCGCAGGCAGCAAGTTTGAAAACCTTGTTTCAGAAGTGTACAAAGACGGAAAAGAAGTGAGCAAAGAAGACGCCGCAACCAACATTGAGCAGCGCGAATGGGTTAAATTTTTGAAGCAACATCCTAACATCAAAGCTTATTTCCACGGCAACAGCAACTGGAACCAGTTTTATACCTACCATGGCCCGGATAAGGATGTTAACCTGCCGGTATTCCGTGTAGACTCGCCTATGAAAGGCAAATATTCTGCAAAAGATGAGACCAAACTCTCTTTCCAACTAATCAGTCTTGACCCTGCCAGCCAAAACCTAACCGTGCGCGAATGTTTGTGGAACACCAAACCTAATGATGCAACACAGAAAGTTATTTTCGGCGAAAGCAAAACCATTAGTCTGGCAGTACGTTAAAAATATTATAGTGTGTATTAGTCTTTACGGCCTTATTAGGCAGTAAAATGATGAGAGATAGATATTATTTTGGTAGCATTTAGCAAAAATTAAGTTATCTTTATATATTATAGTTATAGTTTTTGATGGAATCTGCCCGTCATGCATTAAATCGCATCAATACTGCCCATCTTTGGTCAAAGATGGAAACGATGAATAAAACAATTTAATGTGATAACGATGCAGGCGGCGAGTTTTTAGATGAAGCCATCCGTTTGGAAGATGAGTTACTGATTTTGGTAAAACATTGCTACGGATATGGCTAATTACTGATTGTATTTTAAGGCTGACTAACCATCAGCCATCAATCATATTGCTAACCAATTAAAACTTACGCCATGACCAACTATCAATCACTCGAAGATGCTTTGGCTGCGCTAAGGCAAAAGGGCTACAATGCCGATTTTACCACGGAAACCGAAATTCACTGTCTATATAGCGGCGAATTTGATATGCGGTTTGAGCCGGAAGAATTTCATGTAGATGAATCGTACTGGTTTGATGGGCCAAACGGGTACGAAAGCCAAACAAGGCTCTATGCCATCTCTTCACCAATATCCGGCGTTAAAGGAACGCTGGTTGACATGGATGGTAAAGTAGCGGTTACGCTATCTTTCATTTACCAATCTACGCTCAGCGCAAGGCGAATTTGAAATGTTAAGTTAAAACAAGAAAGCCGCTCTTTGCAGAGCGGCTTTCTTATTTTAAAGCGTATTTTCTTTTTTAACCGGCGCCACAAAAGGCTGTATAAACACCGAGGCAATTACCACAGCCAACCCTAAATAGAACCCAATATTAAGCTCCTTGCTCTCGCCAAAAATGATAAAAGCCAGGATAATAGAGTAAACAGGCTCCAGGTTAAAACTCATGTTGACGGTAAAAGCAGGGATCCGTTTCAATGATTCGGCAAACATAATGTACAGGCCAACGGTGCAGATCAATGCCAGGAAAATCAGGTAAACGGTATCTCTTAACCCAGGGATCAGTACCTTAACCGGGACAAAATGAAGGTACAACGGCAATAATACGCCTAACCCAATTGTACCGCTCAGCATCTGGTAAAAGTTAATCTGCCGGCTATCGTAATGTTTCACCAACCGTTCGTTAAAAATGGTGTAAAGCGCAGAAAAGCAAGAAGATATCACGCCCAAGATAATCCCTGTACGAAACGAACTATCGAAACCAAAAATCAGGCTGATGCCTGCCAGCGTCAGCATACTGAAAAACACCTCAGTATACACAAACTTTTTGCGATTGATTAACGGTGAGAGAAACGCCGTAAAGAAACTCGTTAAACAGAAACACACCACCCCTACAGAAATATTGGCATAACGGATACTCGCATAAAAGAACAGCCAGTGCGCGGTGAGCAACAGACCCACCCGGCCAATTTTGAGGCGGTCTTTCATCCTCAACCTTACCTTTGGTTTAACAACTGTTAAAACCGCCAGCCCACCCAGGGCAGAGAAAGCAACCCTGTACCAAACCAGCAAAACTGCATCAAGCGATATCAGCTTGCCAAAAACACCGGTAAAACCGGCTATAACAACAGCAAATTGCAGCAGCAAATACTTCTTTTTCATAAACAACAATGGTCATCCCCCCACTCAGAGATAAATACTTTAAGATTAAACTAAAAATGAATAGCTATGCTAACCACCTGTACCGGCAGGTTAGCCCAAAAAGGAATCTGATCCTAAAAGATTAGGATAGTGGAGGCGATATAGAACTACGGCAATGCATGGCACAAAGGTAGCAAAAGGAATTTAAAAATGGGCAGTTCTTAACTCGGCTATGGTTTTGGCCAGTACGTTTTTCTCTGTTATTGAGGCTGATAGCTCCATCGCCTGCTGGTAATGACTGATGGCTTGCTCAATTGCTACTGGCCCGCACAAATAGCCCATTAAAGAATGATAGTGCTGATCGTACGGCAGGTCTAACTGCCCGGACTCAACAATGGCCATCTCATTCCCGTGCACCTTAGCAAATGCGTAAAGGCGATTCAGGGCAGCGGCGGGCGAAAAAGCAATCAGCAGCAAATGATCATACAACTGCAAAATGTTTTCCCACCGGTTTTTGGCAGTTGGGTTGGTATGCCAGTAAGCAATGGCTGCCTCGAGATGATATCTGGAGATATCATTACTTTCAAAGGCGTTGATGAGATGGTAGTTGCCGCGTGCCATCAATTGCTCATCCCAGGCATTTTGATCTTGCTCATCCAGCAGCACGGCTTCATTTTCAGAATTGATGCGGGCATCCATCCGCGAACTTTGGAAACACATCAGCGCCATCAAAGCCTGCGTTTGCGATGTATTGGTGAGTGGATTTTCAACCAGCACCAGTAATAACCGCATGGCTTCGGCGCATAGGTCTTTACGGATCAGTTCATCTGCCGTTTTTGAAAAATAGCCTTCGTTAAAAAGCAGGTAGAGGGTGGTCAACACATTGTCCAAGCGCAACGTTACCTCTGTTTGTGTGGGCGCCTTGATCTGGAAATGATCGTTACGCAACACTTCGCGAGCCCTCTGCAGGCGTTTCTTAATAGTTTCAGACTTCGCCAGAAATGCACCGGCAATCTCCTTCACGCTAAAACCGCAAAGTATTTGCAGGGCCATGCATATTTGTGCCTCGGCCGCATTGACCGGGTTACACACCGCAAAAATCATAGCCAACTGACTATCAGCTATCACCTCATTGCTAAACTCAAATTCAGGATTGATAACCTGCTCGTCAAAATCAATCTCCCCCCTAACCTTATCATCAAAAACCGCCAGGTGCTTAAAATGATCCCTTACCTTATTTTTAGCAACGGTGTAGAGCCAAGCCGTAGGATTTTCAGGCACACCCTTCAATGCCCATGTTTCTGATGCTTTCAGGAAAGTATCGGCAGCAATGTCTTCAGCCGTTTCGATATGTTTCAGGTTGAAGGTTTTGCAAAGCACAGCAACTATTTTGCTGTACTCAGTTCTGAACAAATGCGGTGTAATTTCTGGCTGATACATAAAAAGAAAGCCTTTGCCGTTAATGGCAAAGGCTTTTATAAGTTTTACATCGGGTTTATTTCTCTTACTTCTACGGTGCCGCCAATAAATAATATTGGGCATCCATCGGCTAAAGCTACGGCTTCGTCTAAGGTTTCGGCTTTAACCATGGTATAACCCAGTATGGCTTCTTTAATTTCGGTGTAAGGCCCGTCTGACACCACGCCATTACCGCTGATTACCTTGCCCTCTGGCACCAGGCGGTTGCCCCTGTCGGCCAGATTACCCTTTGCGGCGATACCTGCCACCCAGTTCATCCATTTTTGGGTGTTGGCCTGCATTTCTTCTGGTGATAATTGAGGCATAGCCTTGTAGTCTGCTCTGAAAACTAATAAAAACTCTTTCATGGTTGTAAATTTTAAGATTTATACCCCTATGACGACTGGGCCTTGGCAATGGGGACAAAATTACTTCAATTTATTTTCAATACCATGTAAGGTGCTAACGATAGAAGTTTTCGCTATCCTGTTTAAACTGATGATTTACCTGCGTATCAGTATAAACCATGTGCCCGGCTGCATAATGATTTACAGACACCTGTGTATTGTTGCCGTTTATCCCTGCCTCCGCCAGTGCCGCACTAACAGTTGCCGGAGGCGTAGCCAGATCATACGAGCCGGAGACGATTTGCACTCTCAAGTCAGGATTTTCGCTGAGCAGATTTTTCAGTACGCCAGTTACGTTAAAATAGCCGTTTTTGGTGTGCTGTCCGTAATTCCAAACCGGTGTTGGGATGGTGGCCAGATAGGTTGATGTAGCGTTAAAATGTAAGTCTTTATGTACGTATTGCTGAAATGCTTGCTCAAAAGTAGCGCTTAAAGCCGCAGCGCTCGGATCGCCTGCATTACTGGCTCCGGCTGAGCGGCTATCAAATGTCCCTAATTTTTCATCGCTCTGTTTTAACAATGATGAAGTAAATTCTACATCTGTAATACGGCCATTGTTAGCTTTTAGCTGTTCTTTGCTCAATCCGGTAAAATAGCTCAGCGTATCAATAACCTGTTGCGCAATAGCACCATCTCGACTTAACGCCTGACGATAGGTACCAAAAGCAAAGGCTGATACTTTGGCCGATAATTCATCTGCGCTTAATGCAGCTAATTCTGGCGCAAGTTGATGATGATACTGTGCGGCTATTGCATAGGCAGACAGGTAATATGGATATGGTTCATTGTTACCCTTGCGAAAACTGATCAACTTATAATCTAGCGCTGGCGAGATAAGCGTTAAACCTGAAATTTTAGTTTGCAGGCTATCTTGCAGGTAGGCGGCCAATCCTACAGCACGGGCAGCACCATAGCTCTCGCCAGCCAGAAACACGCGGCTGTTTTGACGGTGATGCCGATGTAAATAGAATTGAATAAAAGTGCCGATGGTGCGAATATCTGCCTGATAACCATAAAAATGCCGGGCATCTACACCATTAACCGGGCGACTAAAACCTGTGCCTACCGGATCTATAAAAACCAGATCGGTAAAACCCAGCCAGGTATCTGGGTTAGCGCCGTAGCCAGCTTTTCCGGGTACGGTACGCACCGGACTACCGGCCCCCATGTGTAACCAGATAGAGGCCGAACCGGGACCGCCATTAAAAATGAAAGTCAACGGGCGATTAGTATTATCATAGCCGGCGGTATAAGCGGTATAAAAAATATTGGCCGCGGCGTTTTGCTCTGGGTTAACAGTGATATAACCGGCATCAGCCTGATAGTTTAAAACGCGACCGTTAAGCAACACGCTTCCGGCCGAATAAGCATGACGGCGATCTGCACTTCCCCATGAAATAAACAACAGCGCAAATGCAGCAATGCTGATTAAAAGTGCGAATGATGGTCTACGGAAAACAGAACGTATAATTAGAAAGGACATGGATAGTATCAAAAAAAAGTTTTTAATGGATGTGTTGTTTGAGCGGCGGGCGCCGCAGGTATTAGCAGCAACAGCAACACATGACGCTGCAGTTGCGCTGCGGCATCGACATTAAAAAACGATTATTGATAGTCTGATTTGACATTTTATGGCACAAACGTAAAGCAAAAATCAGTCAAATCAAAATAATTCTACAAAAACCATAGACTTTGTATAATATTGATATTTGGGTGACAGAGTTTGTTATTTGCGGCCCCCAGTTTTTCATTCATCTAATAAAATCCACAACCCATAACTTGAGTGGATTAATTATCAGCGGCTTAACACATGCGCACAAACAATCTCCGGTGCACCGGCGTTCTCTCCATACCAACATCAACATTTATGAAAAACCCATTTGAAAAACAAGACAAGGCCATATTGATAGGCGCCATTGCTGCAGGCGCTGCCTTAGCCGGAGGCCTCACCTGGCTGCTGCTAACCGAAGACGGCAACGAGAAACGCGAACGCTGGAAAGAATGGATGGAAGAAAAAGCTAAGAACATGATAGCGGGCTGCCTGAGCTGCAAAACCGGCGTTGATAAGGACGTAGCCAAGGGCGCTACCGATGCGGTGATCGATTAAAGGATCAACTTTATTACAATCGCCCCAAATATTTCCTAATATAAAAAGGCCGTCCAACTGGGCGGCCTTCAAATCGTATTCAGATTAATTATTACTGAGCAGCATCGCGCAGCGCTTTGATCTGATCATGAGCGGCATTAATGGCCTGAGCCTGGCGACTTACTACTTCGTGAGCGTTACCTGTCAGGTCTTCGTCAGTCAGAGCATCGCGGTAAGCTTTTTTAATGGCGTCTTCGCCACGCTCTGCTTCAGATAGGATACTCTGTCGATCATTACCACCAAACAGTGATTTTACATCGATCCAGGCACGGTGCAAACCACCCGACATACTGGTACCGGTTTCTACATCGCCCCCCTCGGCACCTACCAGCGCAGATAATTCCTGGCTGTTCTTGCGGCTCTGTGCGGAGTAACTTTGAAACAGCTCTTTTAGATCAATATTTTCATCTTTAATGTCAGCAATGGCTTTCTCAAAGCCAGCTACACGGTCATTGTTGATCTGGATCAGATCATTCAATACGCTTGTTTTTGATGTGGTTTCCATATAATAGATTTGCTTTGAGTGTTGCAAGTTACATGCCACTACTCTGTTATGCTCTTATGTTTTAGCAGCCTACAACTTATTGTACTCACTACCAGCTCAAAACAGAAAGGGCGCCCTTGCGGCGCCCCATCTCCAATTATGATAACCTAATTATAGTGATGATTATTTAGCTTTTACCAGGTCATTCAGATAGGCTTCCAAACTGGTGTAGCCATCTTTATTCACCTTTGTAGCATCGGCCTTACCGGCAGCAAGGTATTTACCTTCTACTGCATCAGGAATACCGTTGTTGTTACCATCGGCATGTTGAGTAACGGCCTCCATATTTGGCTGACCGCCGGCATCGGCTTCTGTTTTAAAGATCTTGCCTTCTTTGCCCAGACTTTGAAGGTAACCGATGATGCGTTTATCTACCGCGTCACGGCGTTGCGAAGCGCCTACCCCTGCCAGCACCTTGCGGAAAGCTTCTTCGGGCTTATCAATGGTAGTATTAGTCTGGAAATTACGCTGCTTTACTACGGTAGCGGTGGTATGGATAAAATCAGAATCGGTAGCTAATCTGCCGTTCAGTTTGCCGTCTTTGTTGATGTCTACCATATTATCGCGCTGGTAAACATGGTCTGTAGCGGTAAACAGGCTGATGAATGATTTACTTGAATTTGGCCCGCCGATGAAATAATTACCAATTACGTCCTGGAAATGATTAGCACCAGAGTGACCGCCTACCAAACCATTGCCGCCCCAGTTATAAACCACATTATTAATGTACTCTATACTGGCTTTTGCTTTAGGATTACGGCTCTGGTTATCAATCCACAAACAATGACTGATAGTTACATTATGCGGGTCTTCAAACAGCGCACCAAAACGCTGCGGATCAATAGGCTCGCCAATTAAACAGTATTGCAGGGTGATGTTGGTTGTACCCTTGATGTGGAAATTATCCCAACGCCCCCATGATACACTTACGTGATCAAAAATTACATCATGGCAATTATCGGCCACTACCGTGCAGGCACCGCGCGGCATGGTGATGCTGCCCCTGAAACGCATGTAACGGATTATGCTGCTATCGGCAAATGATACGCCATTGCCGTAAACCACAACACCCTCTCCGGGAGCGGTTTGCCCGGCAACAGTGATTTTGGGCGCTGCGGCAATTTTATCGGTAATCTTGATTACGCCCGATACATCAAACACCACAGTGCGGTTAGGTTTACTTACGGCATCGCGGAAAGAGCCTTCGCCCCTGTCGTTTAAATTGGTTACGTGGTACACTGCTCCGCTACGGCCTCCCGTGGCAAAACGACCAAATCCCTCTGCTCCTGGAAACGCCAGTTGCTGGGCCCCGGCAAACCCCGTGAGGCCCAACATGGCTGCGCTGAAGGCAAGCCCCATTTTGCTCCAGCTCTTATTCATTAATAGATTTTTCTTCACTTTGTTTGTATTGGCTACGGTTATTTTAATTATTGTTTAATTTTAATTTAAATCATTAGTTAAATGGCAGGAACCAGTTTTTAGGGTCCATTAGTTTGGCACGCACAGTGGCAGCCGCCGGATTGCCGTCTTTCAGCAATTTGTTGTACACTTTATCGGCCAGGAACGACGGATCGTTACGGCGCAGGGCAACACGCATCAGGTCTTGCCAGCGATTACCTTCGTAAGCCAGTTCCAGTGCGTCTTCATTTATGATATTATCTTCCATAGCCAAAAAGTTGGCATTCTGCTGCAGGCTCACATCCAGATTGGTAACGTTTACCCTGGCACGCACGCCCAGGTTACGGTGGTATTTACCGCGGATGGTTGGCGCATCCAACTTACGGGCATCAAAATCATAAGGGAAAGGCAGATTGGTAATGCGGCGCTGCGTTGGGTCAGGGATAGTCGTATCATCATACGCACCTTTGATACCTGCATTTACCAGCGCCCAGGCAATTTTGGTCTGTCCATCGCGGTTAGCAGCCTCGGCAAAGCGCAGGTGCAGCGTTGGTGTGCGATAAATATACCAACGACCATTTTTAGCCAGCGGATCTGACGGGATACCGGTTGAAGCGTTCACGTAGTTATATAGAAACTTCATGATCACCGGCTGACCGTTAACCATTTTGTAAGTAGTGTTGATACCGCGATAGTCATAAGGCGTACCGTCGGTCTGACGCTGAGCGCTCCAGTTATCAATAGCAGTTTGCGATGGCTTTACCAGATACTTGCCGCCTGAGTTAGCAAACAGGTTGATGAAAGGATTCTCAGGCGCAAAGGCTTTATCAAACACCATAGACCAGATCCACTCGGTCTGGTACTCCCTGTCCTGCATAGAGCGGGAGAAGAAGGTTAACCAGGCGCTTTGCGTTACCGCATCGTTATCGCTACCGCTGTTCAGCGTGTAAGTATTGTAGTAGTTATAGCTATCGCCAGGACCATTTGGCGTTGATGTTTCCATTACATTTTTGTAGGCAATGGCCGCTTTGTGATAATCGTTGTTCCACAGGTACAAATCGCCCAGCAGGCAGTTTTTATTGACGTAGAACATTTTAGACGGATAGGTATCAATGGTAGTGATCAACGAATTAGCCGCAGGATATGGATCTTTATAAGGTAAAGCTTCCATAAAGGCAATCAGCGTTTTCACCAGATCAGCCAACGCTATGCGCGGATATTTGCTTTGGTCTTTAACGGTGTTCACATCGCTAAAGCTCTCCGTTACATACGGGATATTGCCATACTGCAAACCCAGTTGAAAGTATAACCAGCAGCGCAGGGCACCAATATCGCTCCAACGCTGGTTATAATCGGCGTCAGTTAGCTTTTGGGTGTTGTGCATAATGGTCAGGTTCTTCATCACATCGTTACAGTTCAGAATTACCGAGTAGAACGGGGTTGGGTCGGCATAGGCGTTACCCGGCAGCACATTGTGAGTGTTGATCTGCTGCAGATCGGCACCAGCGTTGGGGGTTACGTCCATCAGGTCGGCACGCAGCTCGTTCAGCACTTCATACTGACCGGCCAAGCCCAAAAATTTGCCGTAAACACCGGTTACTGCAGCATCAGCATCATAAATATTTTGGTAGGTGTTTTTTGCTTCTACCACGTTTTGCGGCTTCACATCGTACATTTTACTGCACGCGCTTACCCCCGACAGCAACACCGCAACTGCGGCTGTTCTTACAATAGGATATATTTTCACTTTCATTGTTGCTATTTCTAATTGTTATAAACCAATGCGCAAGCCTAACTGTATGGTACGGAACTGCGGCTCCAGACCGGTGTCAATACCT
This region of Mucilaginibacter yixingensis genomic DNA includes:
- a CDS encoding PA2169 family four-helix-bundle protein, which translates into the protein METTSKTSVLNDLIQINNDRVAGFEKAIADIKDENIDLKELFQSYSAQSRKNSQELSALVGAEGGDVETGTSMSGGLHRAWIDVKSLFGGNDRQSILSEAERGEDAIKKAYRDALTDEDLTGNAHEVVSRQAQAINAAHDQIKALRDAAQ
- a CDS encoding RNA polymerase sigma factor: MYQPEITPHLFRTEYSKIVAVLCKTFNLKHIETAEDIAADTFLKASETWALKGVPENPTAWLYTVAKNKVRDHFKHLAVFDDKVRGEIDFDEQVINPEFEFSNEVIADSQLAMIFAVCNPVNAAEAQICMALQILCGFSVKEIAGAFLAKSETIKKRLQRAREVLRNDHFQIKAPTQTEVTLRLDNVLTTLYLLFNEGYFSKTADELIRKDLCAEAMRLLLVLVENPLTNTSQTQALMALMCFQSSRMDARINSENEAVLLDEQDQNAWDEQLMARGNYHLINAFESNDISRYHLEAAIAYWHTNPTAKNRWENILQLYDHLLLIAFSPAAALNRLYAFAKVHGNEMAIVESGQLDLPYDQHYHSLMGYLCGPVAIEQAISHYQQAMELSASITEKNVLAKTIAELRTAHF
- a CDS encoding DMT family transporter, with product MKKKYLLLQFAVVIAGFTGVFGKLISLDAVLLVWYRVAFSALGGLAVLTVVKPKVRLRMKDRLKIGRVGLLLTAHWLFFYASIRYANISVGVVCFCLTSFFTAFLSPLINRKKFVYTEVFFSMLTLAGISLIFGFDSSFRTGIILGVISSCFSALYTIFNERLVKHYDSRQINFYQMLSGTIGLGVLLPLYLHFVPVKVLIPGLRDTVYLIFLALICTVGLYIMFAESLKRIPAFTVNMSFNLEPVYSIILAFIIFGESKELNIGFYLGLAVVIASVFIQPFVAPVKKENTL
- a CDS encoding polysaccharide lyase family 1 protein yields the protein MNKSWSKMGLAFSAAMLGLTGFAGAQQLAFPGAEGFGRFATGGRSGAVYHVTNLNDRGEGSFRDAVSKPNRTVVFDVSGVIKITDKIAAAPKITVAGQTAPGEGVVVYGNGVSFADSSIIRYMRFRGSITMPRGACTVVADNCHDVIFDHVSVSWGRWDNFHIKGTTNITLQYCLIGEPIDPQRFGALFEDPHNVTISHCLWIDNQSRNPKAKASIEYINNVVYNWGGNGLVGGHSGANHFQDVIGNYFIGGPNSSKSFISLFTATDHVYQRDNMVDINKDGKLNGRLATDSDFIHTTATVVKQRNFQTNTTIDKPEEAFRKVLAGVGASQRRDAVDKRIIGYLQSLGKEGKIFKTEADAGGQPNMEAVTQHADGNNNGIPDAVEGKYLAAGKADATKVNKDGYTSLEAYLNDLVKAK
- a CDS encoding YciI family protein; its protein translation is MKEFLLVFRADYKAMPQLSPEEMQANTQKWMNWVAGIAAKGNLADRGNRLVPEGKVISGNGVVSDGPYTEIKEAILGYTMVKAETLDEAVALADGCPILFIGGTVEVREINPM